Proteins from a single region of Alphaproteobacteria bacterium:
- a CDS encoding gamma-glutamylcyclotransferase has protein sequence MESQANDSSAGFLSTGSERPGFWLFAYGSLMWDPGFPHAERHRAVLRGYHRSFCVYSVRYRGTPEAPGLVLGLDRGGSCCGVAYRVADDDAAAVRAYLWEREMFTRVYCPREVGVRLVDSAHRRIDALTFVVDRAHAQYAGRLPIGELVRLIRRGEGSRGRCRDYLLNTVQHLEQMGLSSRQLRRLAAQLARGEGAAGD, from the coding sequence ATGGAGTCTCAGGCGAACGATAGCAGCGCGGGCTTTCTGTCCACCGGTTCCGAGCGGCCGGGCTTCTGGCTGTTCGCCTACGGCTCGCTGATGTGGGATCCGGGCTTCCCGCATGCGGAGCGGCACCGCGCCGTGCTGCGCGGCTATCACCGGTCGTTCTGCGTTTATTCGGTGCGCTACCGCGGTACGCCGGAAGCGCCCGGCCTGGTGCTCGGGCTCGACCGGGGCGGTTCCTGCTGCGGCGTCGCCTATCGCGTCGCGGACGACGATGCCGCGGCGGTCCGCGCCTATCTCTGGGAGCGCGAGATGTTCACCCGGGTCTACTGCCCGCGCGAGGTGGGTGTCAGGCTGGTCGACAGCGCGCACCGGCGCATCGACGCGCTGACCTTCGTGGTCGACCGCGCCCATGCGCAATATGCCGGCAGGTTGCCGATCGGCGAGCTGGTACGGCTGATCCGGCGCGGCGAGGGGTCGCGCGGCCGCTGCCGCGACTATCTGCTCAACACGGTGCAGCACCTCGAGCAGATGGGCCTCTCATCCAGGCAATTGCGACGGCTGGCGGCACAGCTTGCCCGCGGCGAAGGCGCGGCCGGCGACTGA
- a CDS encoding DUF4743 domain-containing protein, with protein MAYLDWIAHCNSCDLTAFWPFRCAGRHLGWVHGAQLASLAQHTDVFVIDGDGVRIAPDLDTPAARTDALAAVTDGWIADGLLPGWRGERYRAAASLDETPLFAIERSAAPLLGLRAWGVHVNGFVRDRDTLSMWVAQRAKDRPVAPGKWDHIIAGGLPADLGPRANLIKEAGEEAGLSAAIAATARPTGHVSYRFVDRCNRLRPDTLLTYDLELPPGLEPRNTDGEVDHFELWPIARVAETVRDTAAFKTNCNLVIIDFLVRHGVLAPGDTPGYEAIVSGLRQPFPALPQDRQPAVDP; from the coding sequence ATGGCCTATCTGGACTGGATCGCCCACTGCAACAGCTGCGACCTGACGGCGTTCTGGCCGTTCCGCTGCGCCGGCCGGCACCTCGGCTGGGTGCACGGCGCCCAGCTGGCGTCGCTCGCGCAGCACACCGACGTTTTCGTGATCGACGGCGACGGCGTGCGGATCGCCCCGGACCTCGACACGCCGGCGGCGCGCACCGACGCGCTGGCCGCCGTCACCGACGGCTGGATCGCCGACGGCCTGCTGCCCGGCTGGCGCGGCGAGCGCTACCGGGCCGCCGCCAGCCTGGACGAGACGCCGCTGTTCGCGATCGAGCGGTCGGCCGCGCCGCTGCTCGGCCTGCGCGCCTGGGGGGTGCACGTGAACGGCTTCGTCCGCGATCGCGACACGCTGTCGATGTGGGTGGCCCAACGGGCCAAGGACCGCCCGGTGGCACCGGGCAAGTGGGACCACATCATCGCCGGCGGCCTGCCGGCCGACCTCGGGCCGCGCGCCAACCTGATCAAGGAAGCCGGCGAGGAAGCCGGACTGAGCGCCGCCATCGCGGCCACCGCGCGGCCGACCGGCCACGTCTCCTACCGCTTCGTCGACCGCTGCAACCGGCTACGGCCCGATACCCTGCTCACCTACGACCTGGAGCTGCCGCCCGGCCTGGAGCCGCGCAACACCGACGGCGAGGTGGATCATTTCGAACTGTGGCCAATCGCGCGCGTCGCCGAGACGGTACGCGACACCGCCGCGTTCAAGACGAACTGCAACCTGGTTATCATCGATTTCCTGGTGCGCCACGGGGTGCTGGCCCCCGGCGACAC
- a CDS encoding lysophospholipid acyltransferase family protein, which produces MSAAGAAAWVTPLHRARAVAFYLLAAVWTVLLGIPYTALFLFPRRVMQNCGAFYSRGLLVLLRLTTGIRHEVRGLDRLPPPPYILAAKHQSAWETLALPTILRRPAIVLKRSLYRIPVFGWYLKASGQIGIDRNAGASALRQMIADARRAAAEGRPIVIFPEGTRTAPGEARAFHVGISALYDKLRLPVVPVALNSGLYWPRESSAKHPGRIVIEFLPALPADLARKALMVRLHEAINVASDRLVAEALAANPQLAPGTAEIDSED; this is translated from the coding sequence TTGAGCGCCGCAGGCGCCGCGGCCTGGGTCACGCCCCTGCATCGGGCCAGGGCGGTGGCGTTCTACCTGCTCGCCGCCGTGTGGACGGTCCTGCTGGGCATCCCCTACACCGCGCTGTTCCTGTTCCCGCGACGGGTGATGCAGAACTGCGGCGCCTTCTACAGCCGCGGCCTGCTGGTGCTGCTGCGCCTGACCACCGGCATCCGGCACGAGGTGCGCGGCCTCGACCGCCTGCCCCCGCCCCCCTACATCCTGGCGGCGAAGCACCAGTCGGCCTGGGAAACGCTGGCCCTGCCGACCATCCTGCGCCGGCCGGCGATCGTGCTGAAGCGCTCGCTGTACCGGATTCCCGTGTTCGGATGGTATCTGAAGGCATCCGGGCAGATCGGCATCGACCGCAACGCCGGCGCATCGGCCTTGCGCCAGATGATCGCCGATGCGCGCCGCGCCGCCGCGGAAGGCCGGCCGATCGTGATCTTTCCGGAAGGCACGCGCACCGCGCCAGGCGAGGCGCGCGCGTTCCACGTCGGCATCTCCGCGCTCTACGACAAGCTTCGCCTGCCGGTGGTGCCGGTCGCGCTCAACTCGGGGCTGTACTGGCCGCGCGAGAGCAGCGCCAAGCACCCCGGGCGCATCGTCATCGAGTTCCTGCCGGCCCTGCCGGCGGACCTGGCGCGCAAGGCGCTGATGGTCCGTCTGCACGAAGCCATCAACGTCGCCAGCGACCGCCTGGTTGCCGAAGCGCTGGCGGCGAACCCGCAATTGGCGCCGGGCACCGCGGAAATCGACTCGGAAGATTGA
- a CDS encoding DUF2125 domain-containing protein, translating to MRKRIYGIGVPTLLVAGYVGYWHYLESELQRFIDEWIADQREAGVQVTHGTITTGGFPLEVYADIPAPALTATTGAQTVSWQGETLRISFVPWDFLTYRFDSPGEHLVAVIENDGFAKWALNAQRAGGSWAIDTSGGAELKLDIADVAVTDALAQNFSLGALDGTVTIAPEGAPADQAKLTATVAVSDLVLPEAIAAPFDPRIATFTTDVTLQTPVLPPSLPVLFLVLRDYDGRVVLRNTRLAWGELDISTEGELRVDAANYPAGRFPTRVTGYAETIRRLQDAGLLGELEAVGLAAVAGAMAQNEDGGRPTVSLVVELIDGLVKVQDIAVMQMAPLPVPGAQS from the coding sequence GTGCGCAAACGGATATATGGGATCGGCGTTCCCACGTTGCTGGTCGCCGGCTATGTGGGCTACTGGCACTATCTGGAAAGCGAGCTGCAGCGCTTCATCGACGAGTGGATCGCCGACCAGCGGGAGGCCGGCGTCCAGGTCACCCACGGCACCATCACGACCGGCGGCTTTCCGCTGGAAGTCTACGCCGACATCCCCGCGCCGGCGCTGACCGCCACCACCGGCGCGCAGACGGTGAGCTGGCAGGGCGAGACGCTGCGCATCTCGTTCGTGCCGTGGGACTTCCTGACCTACCGGTTCGACAGCCCCGGCGAGCACCTGGTCGCCGTGATCGAGAACGACGGCTTCGCCAAATGGGCGCTGAACGCCCAGCGGGCCGGCGGCAGCTGGGCGATCGACACCAGCGGCGGCGCGGAACTGAAACTCGACATCGCCGATGTCGCCGTCACCGACGCGCTGGCCCAGAATTTCAGCCTCGGCGCCCTCGACGGCACGGTGACCATCGCGCCGGAGGGCGCGCCCGCCGACCAGGCGAAGCTGACCGCGACCGTCGCTGTGAGCGACCTCGTGCTGCCGGAGGCGATTGCGGCGCCGTTCGACCCGCGGATCGCGACATTCACCACCGATGTCACGCTGCAGACGCCGGTGCTGCCGCCGAGCCTGCCGGTGCTGTTCCTTGTGCTGCGCGATTACGACGGGCGGGTCGTGCTGCGCAACACCCGCCTGGCCTGGGGCGAGCTCGACATATCGACCGAAGGCGAGCTGCGCGTGGACGCCGCGAACTACCCTGCCGGGCGTTTCCCCACCCGGGTGACCGGCTATGCCGAGACTATCCGTCGCCTGCAGGACGCCGGCCTGCTCGGCGAACTGGAGGCGGTTGGCCTTGCCGCGGTTGCCGGTGCGATGGCCCAGAATGAGGATGGCGGACGGCCCACGGTTTCCCTCGTCGTCGAACTGATCGACGGACTGGTCAAGGTGCAGGACATCGCCGTGATGCAGATGGCGCCGCTTCCGGTTCCGGGCGCGCAGAGCTGA